A portion of the Lolium rigidum isolate FL_2022 chromosome 1, APGP_CSIRO_Lrig_0.1, whole genome shotgun sequence genome contains these proteins:
- the LOC124683674 gene encoding BTB/POZ domain-containing protein At2g46260-like — MKESDQTHTTLRIADSEENAVMELLSFMYSGKLTTTEPAHLLDILMAADKFEVVSCTRLCSQLLTSLPMTTESALLYLDYPCSISVAAEVQALTDAAKEFLVNKYKDLDKFQDEMMSIPLVGIEAILTSSDLQVKDESFIFDFLLEWVCSQYPKLEDRSEIFCSRLLPLVRFEHMSWIELGKVLTFIYNIMDHEQAVTKRIIEVLAYKLDPSWQQTSHAADSTTCWQLPERAYTYNPVEVVSFDRPRPQVIVYMDLKRDECSRLFPAGDKYSVPFHLVGLQFFLTACCELDQQSNYNSFGLWFGIDEVPDKPISLTIDLEFAARVKSSGQFVSKFEGSYDVTDDSMRGCYDLFDVPWSSFIADDSFFIDGVLHLRADLTVVKQPADLQT, encoded by the exons ATGAAAGAATCTGATCAAACACATACAACACTTCGAATTGCTGATTCAG AGGAAAATGCAGTTATGGAGCTTTTAAGCTTTATGTACAGTGGAAAGTTGACAACGACTGAGCCTGCTCACCTGCTTGACATCTTGATGGCTGCCGATAAATTTGAGGTTGTTTCTTGCACGAGACTCTGCAGTCAGTTGCTCACAAGCTTGCCTATGACCACAGAATCTGCACTGCTCTACCTAGACTACCCATGCTCCATTTCAGTGGCTGCTGAAGTTCAAGCTTTGACAGATGCGGCCAAGGAATTCCTTGTCAACAAATACAAGGATTTGGATAA GTTCCAAGATGAGATGATGAGCATCCCTCTTGTTGGTATCGAGGCCATCCTCACCAGTAGCGACCTACAGGTGAAAGATGAAAGTTTCATATTTGACTTCTTGCTCGAGTGGGTTTGCTCGCAATACCCAAAATTGGAGGATAGATCTGAGATATTTTGTTCTCGTTTACTCCCTTTGGTGCGCTTCGAACATATGAGCTGGATTGAACTGGGGAAGGTCCTTACGTTCATCTACAATATTATGGACCATGAGCAAGCAGTAACCAAGCGTATCATCGAGGTACTTGCATACAAACTTGACCCATCATGGCAACAAACCAGTCATGCAGCTGATTCAACAACTTGTTGGCAATTGCCAGAGCGAGCTTACACGTACAACCCTGTGGAAGTGGTTTCGTTTGATCGACCTCGCCCACAGGTTATAGTTTACATGGATCTAAAGCGTGATGAGTGCTCTCGACTCTTCCCAGCAGGAGATAAATACTCGGTCCCGTTCCATCTTGTAGGGCTGCAGTTCTTTCTCACGGCATGCTGTGAGCTGGACCAGCAGAGTAACTACAACAGCTTTGGTCTATGGTTCGGGATTGACGAAGTGCCAGACAAGCCCATATCTTTAACAATAGATCTTGAGTTTGCTGCTAGGGTAAAATCGTCAGGACAATTCGTGAGCAAGTTCGAAGGAAGTTATGATGTTACTGATGATTCTATGCGTGGATGCTACGatctttttgatgttccatggtcGTCGTTCATTGCTGATGACAGCTTCTTCATCGATGGCGTGTTGCATCTTAGAGCTGATTTGACGGTTGTCAAGCAGCCTGCGGACTTGCAGACTTGA